One Rossellomorea aquimaris DNA window includes the following coding sequences:
- a CDS encoding proline dehydrogenase → MEAISKRFFLFLSHNKALDKMAKRWGSKFGANKLVGGETFLQAIPLITQLNEEGFQVTVDHLGEFVDSTDVVRENVQGCIQSISAIAYHGLETEISVKLTSLGLDISQDLVMENMELILSKANESGITVTLDMEDSSRCHAILDVYKKLRQKYDNVGTVIQSYLYVSDKDVDDLNQFSPYLRLVKGAYNEPGKVAFQEKKKVDENLKHLIKKQLLNGHYTAVASHDEAIIDYTIGLVKEHNIPNDRFEFQMLYGMRNQLQSELLKKGYTVRIYLPYGEDWFGYFMRRLAERPANIAFALKGIFSK, encoded by the coding sequence ATGGAAGCAATCAGTAAGCGTTTTTTCCTGTTTCTTTCTCACAATAAGGCATTGGATAAGATGGCCAAACGGTGGGGATCGAAATTTGGGGCTAACAAGCTTGTGGGTGGAGAAACCTTTTTACAAGCGATTCCATTGATTACGCAATTGAACGAGGAGGGATTCCAGGTAACGGTCGATCATCTTGGTGAGTTCGTCGATTCCACAGATGTGGTACGGGAGAATGTCCAAGGATGTATTCAGAGTATCAGTGCCATCGCCTATCATGGGCTGGAAACTGAAATCTCTGTCAAACTGACTTCCCTGGGATTGGATATCAGTCAAGATCTTGTCATGGAAAACATGGAGTTGATTCTGTCCAAGGCAAATGAAAGCGGAATCACGGTCACTCTCGATATGGAGGATTCCTCGAGGTGCCATGCCATCCTTGACGTTTACAAGAAGCTCCGTCAAAAGTACGACAATGTGGGGACGGTGATCCAATCCTATCTCTATGTATCAGACAAGGATGTGGATGATCTCAATCAGTTCTCCCCTTATTTGAGGCTTGTGAAGGGTGCATATAATGAACCGGGTAAAGTGGCGTTCCAGGAGAAGAAAAAGGTGGATGAGAATCTGAAGCATCTCATCAAGAAGCAGCTCTTGAACGGCCATTATACAGCGGTTGCAAGCCATGACGAAGCGATCATCGATTACACCATCGGATTAGTGAAAGAACACAATATCCCGAATGACCGCTTCGAGTTTCAAATGCTTTACGGAATGCGGAACCAACTGCAGTCCGAATTATTAAAAAAAGGATATACCGTCCGCATTTACCTGCCATATGGCGAGGACTGGTTCGGGTATTTCATGCGACGTTTGGCGGAACGGCCTGCGAACATCGCATTTGCATTAAAGGGAATCTTCAGCAAGTAA
- a CDS encoding helix-turn-helix domain-containing protein, with the protein MEALDIILQTEDIHKATELISSKLGNPVIIENKNFELISYSSSSNKFDQTQLKTILTKKCPVFIIDRLKKEGIVHQLEKHTDPIRVQAMEELGFHQRVVIAAKYLGNTMGYIWVQESNRLLENEELAFLEEISAHLGNLINDMFAKVNIKKDRKEEVLWHLLQHEYGSESQLRHDASLVKLTLPERFTVAVYSIASSDYKPMLDQLEKLVQESSFNTKIYSLRTEYQVILVLYGKADTPSSSLELARDLVEKVKEQTGEEEFYHFLIGIGKEYTTLYQMRKSFLEASEVIETANFISPRPESMPREFAQLGIYRYLPTLYEKNTSKDYYSDDLLVLIKNDVKKQTDLLKTLEVYLANDGKGKQTANELFIHPNTLNYRIKKIQELTTIDFNDFNMKVYLYTELLLLNNVEAYYQRYKDALKGI; encoded by the coding sequence ATGGAAGCACTTGATATCATCCTCCAAACAGAAGACATTCATAAAGCGACGGAATTGATCAGCTCAAAATTAGGCAATCCCGTCATCATTGAAAACAAAAATTTCGAACTGATTTCATACAGTTCCTCTTCTAATAAGTTCGATCAAACACAGCTAAAGACAATCCTCACGAAAAAATGTCCGGTCTTCATCATCGATCGACTGAAAAAAGAGGGCATCGTCCACCAGCTCGAGAAACACACGGATCCGATCCGGGTACAGGCGATGGAAGAGTTAGGATTTCATCAGCGCGTCGTCATTGCCGCCAAGTACTTGGGAAACACGATGGGGTATATTTGGGTTCAGGAATCCAACCGTCTTCTCGAAAATGAAGAGCTCGCTTTCCTTGAAGAAATCTCCGCTCATCTTGGAAACCTGATCAATGATATGTTCGCAAAGGTCAATATCAAAAAGGACAGAAAAGAAGAAGTACTGTGGCATCTCCTGCAGCACGAGTACGGAAGTGAAAGCCAGCTCCGCCATGATGCATCACTCGTTAAGTTGACCCTGCCTGAACGGTTCACGGTAGCGGTGTACTCGATCGCATCGTCGGACTATAAGCCTATGCTCGACCAATTGGAGAAGCTGGTCCAGGAATCCAGCTTCAACACAAAGATTTATTCACTACGAACGGAATACCAGGTGATCCTCGTTCTCTACGGCAAAGCAGACACACCGTCTTCTTCCCTGGAATTAGCAAGAGACCTTGTTGAAAAAGTAAAAGAGCAAACAGGCGAGGAAGAATTCTACCACTTCCTGATTGGAATCGGGAAGGAATACACCACGTTATATCAAATGAGAAAGAGCTTCTTGGAAGCGTCAGAAGTCATTGAAACGGCTAACTTCATCAGTCCGCGTCCGGAATCGATGCCGCGGGAATTTGCTCAGTTGGGTATTTATCGTTACTTGCCAACGCTCTATGAGAAAAACACATCAAAGGATTATTACAGTGATGACTTGTTGGTATTGATTAAGAATGATGTGAAGAAACAGACAGATCTCCTTAAGACACTTGAAGTGTACCTGGCGAATGACGGAAAGGGGAAACAGACCGCGAATGAATTGTTCATACATCCGAACACGTTGAATTATCGGATCAAAAAAATACAGGAACTGACTACGATTGATTTTAATGACTTTAATATGAAGGTGTATTTGTATACGGAGTTGTTGTTGTTGAATAATGTGGAAGCGTATTATCAGCGGTATAAGGATGCTTTGAAGGGGATTTGA
- a CDS encoding DUF6143 family protein, giving the protein MVINPKVDIINPAYQSTKGRLFAGTSGVLKPSASKNAWAQLVNPLHSNVNLYVSFFALTNFSTKLVTADFVVNADPPGTPTLSSEVSVLKLASKHRPVGQILFNPSVSGSFSGGKIVGTRALSPQKTESGFRVDGRLIIEPGTNAMFFLYSRSTAASQIEFEWFESEAIF; this is encoded by the coding sequence ATGGTAATAAACCCAAAAGTAGACATTATAAACCCAGCCTATCAAAGTACCAAAGGTAGATTGTTTGCTGGCACTTCAGGGGTATTAAAGCCAAGTGCTAGTAAAAATGCATGGGCTCAGCTTGTGAATCCGTTACACTCTAATGTGAATTTATATGTCTCTTTTTTTGCTTTGACAAACTTTTCGACTAAACTAGTGACGGCAGATTTTGTTGTGAATGCCGATCCTCCTGGAACCCCAACTCTATCATCAGAAGTGAGTGTTCTGAAACTGGCCTCCAAGCATAGACCTGTGGGACAAATCCTCTTCAACCCTAGTGTTTCAGGCTCATTTTCAGGAGGGAAAATTGTCGGTACCAGAGCCCTAAGCCCCCAAAAAACAGAGTCGGGTTTTAGAGTAGATGGTCGACTAATAATAGAGCCAGGAACGAACGCAATGTTCTTTTTATACAGTCGCTCCACTGCTGCATCACAAATAGAGTTCGAATGGTTTGAGAGTGAAGCAATCTTTTAA
- a CDS encoding 3-isopropylmalate dehydrogenase, whose translation MTNFLLILMGFFIVTSNFLGFISYKKKKSLYSAAFTILLLAALFASIGGILALFIIRDPFAIFYGLQVGYYLLINSLIVLLIAIVVSVVKKYNIEN comes from the coding sequence ATGACAAATTTCTTACTCATACTTATGGGTTTTTTTATTGTAACTTCAAATTTCCTTGGATTTATTTCATATAAGAAAAAGAAAAGTTTATATTCTGCTGCCTTTACTATACTTCTTTTAGCAGCTTTATTTGCGTCCATCGGAGGAATATTAGCACTGTTCATCATTCGAGATCCTTTTGCCATATTTTATGGTCTGCAAGTTGGATACTATTTACTTATAAATAGCCTGATAGTTTTATTAATTGCAATTGTTGTAAGTGTCGTAAAAAAATACAACATTGAAAATTGA
- a CDS encoding ribonuclease Z, translating to MDIHFLGTGSAYPGSERDNTSICFSNEDYHVLVDVSGNPCRKLKQFQVDLGELDAVVFTHFHIDHIYGLPSLLWGMWLENRKKPLRILCDERNERKLQEWLSTMEAEQWPIAFTIEIETFEGDRENELLSGGGMTFSCFKALHSVPTVGLEVQCAGRIVVYSSDTEVNARIGQYDHIDLLIHEATSARKVAGNHSSLVEVVEKYDMDKIEKIVFVHLSDQEPYEEVVEKLSTAKVIIGEDLMTQRV from the coding sequence ATGGACATTCATTTCTTAGGAACGGGGAGTGCGTATCCTGGTTCCGAACGGGACAATACATCGATCTGCTTTTCCAATGAAGACTATCATGTGCTGGTCGATGTCAGCGGCAATCCTTGCAGGAAGCTGAAGCAATTTCAGGTGGATTTAGGGGAGCTCGATGCAGTGGTGTTTACCCATTTTCATATTGACCATATTTATGGATTGCCATCCTTGCTTTGGGGGATGTGGCTGGAGAACAGGAAAAAGCCTTTAAGGATTCTATGTGATGAGCGTAATGAGAGAAAGCTTCAGGAATGGCTCTCGACGATGGAAGCAGAACAGTGGCCGATTGCCTTTACCATCGAGATCGAGACATTTGAAGGTGATCGGGAAAATGAACTTCTGTCTGGCGGCGGAATGACGTTTTCCTGCTTTAAGGCACTTCATTCTGTTCCTACTGTCGGGTTGGAAGTACAATGTGCCGGCCGGATCGTCGTTTATTCGAGCGATACAGAGGTCAACGCACGAATCGGACAGTATGACCATATAGATCTGTTAATCCATGAAGCGACTTCTGCCCGTAAAGTGGCAGGCAATCACAGCAGTCTCGTAGAAGTTGTAGAAAAATATGACATGGATAAGATCGAAAAAATCGTTTTCGTTCACTTATCCGACCAAGAACCGTATGAAGAAGTGGTGGAAAAGCTAAGCACTGCTAAAGTCATCATCGGCGAGGACTTGATGACACAACGAGTATAA
- a CDS encoding carbohydrate ABC transporter permease, translating to MKKLNYGIIIVLGIISFIPLLWVIITSFSPGNQVINGGFPFWVSNPTVENYVNAWKTAPFLQYYFNTFVIVSGVLIVQLVTVTLAAYAFARVNFKGKNVLFILFLLQLMIQPEILLFPNYQVISQLGLVNTKLAVMMPYWASAFGVFLMRQTFKQVPYDLDEAARMDGCKWYQTLWHVYIPSAKPTYIAFALVSVSHHWSNFMWPLIITDSVESRPLTVGLALFAQSYETGAQWGMVAAGTVMVIMPLVLAFFLFQKQFVSSFMHSGIK from the coding sequence ATGAAAAAATTGAACTATGGCATCATTATTGTTTTAGGAATTATTTCATTCATCCCCCTCCTATGGGTCATCATCACCTCTTTCTCTCCCGGGAATCAAGTGATCAATGGAGGCTTTCCGTTCTGGGTCTCGAATCCAACGGTTGAAAACTATGTCAACGCGTGGAAGACTGCACCATTTTTGCAGTATTACTTCAATACGTTCGTCATCGTTTCTGGAGTATTGATTGTTCAGTTAGTCACCGTTACGCTGGCGGCATATGCGTTTGCACGGGTGAATTTCAAAGGGAAAAACGTCCTGTTCATCCTGTTTCTGCTGCAGCTGATGATTCAGCCTGAAATCCTGTTGTTCCCGAACTACCAGGTGATCAGCCAGCTCGGGCTCGTCAATACAAAACTTGCCGTCATGATGCCGTATTGGGCTTCAGCATTCGGGGTGTTCCTGATGCGCCAGACGTTCAAGCAGGTCCCGTACGATCTTGATGAAGCAGCAAGAATGGACGGCTGTAAATGGTATCAAACGCTGTGGCATGTATATATCCCATCGGCAAAACCGACCTATATCGCATTTGCCCTTGTATCGGTCAGCCACCATTGGAGCAACTTCATGTGGCCGTTGATCATCACGGATTCTGTGGAGTCCAGGCCGTTGACCGTCGGACTTGCACTATTTGCACAATCATATGAAACGGGAGCGCAGTGGGGGATGGTAGCTGCCGGTACGGTAATGGTGATCATGCCTTTAGTGCTCGCCTTCTTCCTTTTTCAGAAACAATTTGTATCAAGCTTTATGCACTCAGGAATTAAATAG
- a CDS encoding sugar ABC transporter permease yields the protein MTTKQRKLSSGARNNLFAYGLLFPSFIFLSLFTFYPTLKSIQLSFYSGPMTRLQFSGLEQYKGVLEDEIFRKVILNNIIFMIGTVPTSLFLAMYLAIWLNKKMAGSSLLRTSFFYPTIVPLIAVANIWLFIYTPQYGLLDNFLHMFGRDDTNWLGDPNTVMIAMIVMIIWKDAGFFMIFYLAGLQNLPRDVYEAGEMEGAKPFQMFRHITFPLLMPTTLFVMIVAITNSFKNVDHLYIMTKGGPDNASNLLLYHIYEAAFTNWDLGKAAVLTVILIVIMLGITAFNYLYLDRKIHY from the coding sequence ATGACAACGAAGCAAAGAAAGCTCAGTTCCGGGGCAAGAAATAATTTGTTTGCCTACGGGCTGCTGTTTCCTTCATTCATATTTTTGAGTTTGTTTACGTTTTACCCGACGCTTAAATCGATCCAGTTAAGCTTCTACAGCGGCCCGATGACCAGGCTGCAATTTTCGGGACTTGAACAGTATAAAGGGGTTTTGGAGGATGAGATATTCAGGAAGGTCATCCTGAATAACATCATCTTTATGATTGGTACTGTGCCGACAAGTTTGTTCCTGGCGATGTATCTTGCCATCTGGTTGAATAAAAAAATGGCTGGAAGCTCTTTGCTTCGTACGTCATTTTTCTATCCGACCATCGTTCCGTTGATTGCGGTGGCAAATATTTGGCTTTTCATCTACACTCCGCAGTATGGATTGCTCGATAACTTTCTGCATATGTTCGGACGGGATGACACGAACTGGCTGGGGGATCCAAATACCGTCATGATCGCGATGATTGTCATGATCATATGGAAAGATGCCGGTTTTTTCATGATTTTTTATCTGGCAGGTTTACAGAATCTACCGAGGGATGTGTACGAAGCTGGTGAGATGGAAGGGGCGAAACCGTTCCAGATGTTCCGTCATATCACATTCCCACTGCTGATGCCGACGACTCTGTTCGTCATGATCGTGGCGATTACGAACTCATTCAAAAACGTCGACCACCTGTACATAATGACCAAGGGTGGACCGGATAATGCCAGCAATCTATTACTCTACCATATCTATGAAGCGGCATTCACGAACTGGGATCTTGGCAAAGCCGCGGTTCTGACCGTGATTCTGATTGTCATCATGCTGGGTATCACAGCATTCAACTATTTGTACCTTGATCGGAAAATCCATTATTAA
- the pruA gene encoding L-glutamate gamma-semialdehyde dehydrogenase, giving the protein MSNGIYNIPTPTNEPGNTYAPGTKERETLKAELERQAGLEVEIPVIINGEEIKTDTVKQVVMPHDHKHVLATYSQAGEKELRDAVEAAMAAKESWSNMPWQHRASIFLKAADLISGPYRDVINAATMLGQSKTAYQTEIDAAQELADFLRFGVDYANQIYQMQPDSMKNIWNRLEYRALDGFVLAISPFNFTAIGGNLPSAPAIMGNVVVWKPATTAILSNYYFMRILEEAGLPKGVINFVPSRGSQVSEVVLTDPRMSGFHFTGSTSVFQTIWKTVGENITNYKSYPRLVGETGGKDFVFAHETAQADKVVAALVRGAFEYQGQKCSAASRAYIPASMWEEVKNGVVEETAKLKVGDVRDFRNFMGAVIDKAAFDSITSYIDYAADSEEAEIIAGGTYDDSVGYFVQPTVIVTTNPNFKTMTEEIFGPVLTIYVYENEQLEETLTSVDTASMYALTGAIFAQDREAIMHLERRLSGAAGNFYINDKPTGAVINQQPFGGSRGSGTNDKAGSIFNMIRWTSPRIIKENFAPTTDITYPFMDEE; this is encoded by the coding sequence ATGAGTAACGGAATTTACAACATCCCAACACCTACAAATGAGCCTGGCAATACATATGCCCCAGGTACGAAAGAAAGAGAAACGTTAAAAGCTGAGTTAGAGCGCCAAGCTGGTCTCGAGGTTGAGATCCCGGTCATCATCAATGGTGAGGAAATCAAGACAGATACAGTGAAGCAAGTGGTAATGCCACATGATCACAAACATGTGTTGGCTACCTATTCACAAGCTGGAGAAAAAGAACTTCGCGATGCAGTAGAAGCGGCAATGGCTGCGAAAGAATCATGGTCCAATATGCCATGGCAACACAGAGCATCCATCTTCTTGAAAGCGGCTGACTTAATTTCTGGTCCATACCGTGACGTCATCAATGCTGCAACGATGTTAGGTCAATCCAAAACAGCGTACCAAACGGAAATCGATGCTGCGCAAGAATTAGCTGATTTCTTACGCTTTGGCGTTGATTATGCGAACCAAATCTATCAAATGCAGCCGGATAGCATGAAAAACATTTGGAATCGCCTGGAATACCGTGCATTAGACGGTTTCGTACTAGCGATCTCTCCATTTAACTTCACGGCGATCGGTGGAAACTTACCGTCTGCTCCTGCCATCATGGGGAACGTGGTCGTTTGGAAACCGGCAACAACGGCTATACTATCAAACTACTACTTTATGCGTATTTTAGAAGAAGCTGGACTGCCTAAGGGCGTTATCAACTTTGTCCCATCCCGTGGTTCACAAGTGTCAGAAGTCGTATTGACAGACCCACGCATGTCCGGATTCCACTTCACTGGATCAACAAGCGTGTTCCAGACGATTTGGAAAACAGTCGGGGAAAACATCACAAACTACAAATCGTATCCTCGTCTAGTTGGGGAAACAGGCGGTAAAGACTTTGTCTTCGCTCACGAAACGGCTCAAGCAGACAAAGTAGTCGCTGCACTTGTTCGCGGTGCATTCGAATACCAAGGTCAAAAATGTTCAGCTGCTTCACGTGCCTATATTCCAGCAAGCATGTGGGAAGAAGTGAAAAATGGTGTCGTGGAAGAAACGGCGAAGCTTAAAGTAGGGGATGTCAGAGACTTCAGGAACTTCATGGGTGCTGTCATTGACAAAGCTGCCTTTGATTCCATCACAAGCTACATTGACTATGCGGCTGACTCTGAAGAAGCTGAAATCATTGCAGGTGGTACGTATGATGATTCTGTTGGATACTTCGTTCAACCGACTGTCATCGTCACAACGAATCCAAACTTCAAAACGATGACCGAAGAAATCTTCGGACCGGTATTAACGATTTACGTATATGAAAATGAACAATTAGAAGAAACACTGACTTCAGTGGATACAGCTTCCATGTATGCATTAACGGGTGCAATCTTTGCACAAGATCGTGAAGCGATCATGCACTTGGAACGACGTCTTTCAGGTGCAGCTGGTAACTTCTACATCAACGATAAACCAACCGGTGCGGTGATCAACCAACAACCATTCGGCGGTTCACGCGGTTCAGGTACAAACGATAAAGCAGGCTCTATTTTCAACATGATTCGTTGGACCAGTCCTCGTATTATCAAAGAAAACTTTGCTCCAACAACAGATATTACCTATCCATTTATGGATGAGGAATAA
- a CDS encoding HAD-IIA family hydrolase translates to MKDLKGYIFDLDGTVYLGKQLIEGADSTINSLLAEGKKVLFLTNKTIESRQRYVEKLHGFNIQANLENILNPTVTLIDYLREHHPKAKLYVIGEQPIKDELTLAGFQEGMTPAEVDIVVLSWDRDFHYDHLNFAYQSIKLGAKMIATNPDRTCPVEMGDVPDCAGMIGAVEAVVGRKIDVQIGKPSILTIKAALKILQLKPEECVMIGDRLETDIRMGIEAGMRTALVLSGITTEEDLRGTVWMPDYVLGSVKGLLSEKKL, encoded by the coding sequence ATGAAGGATCTAAAGGGGTATATTTTCGACTTGGACGGGACCGTGTATCTCGGTAAGCAACTGATTGAGGGAGCAGACTCTACAATCAACTCACTTCTCGCTGAAGGGAAAAAGGTGCTGTTCCTGACCAATAAGACCATTGAGTCCCGTCAACGCTATGTGGAAAAGTTGCATGGATTCAATATTCAGGCTAACCTGGAGAACATTTTGAATCCAACGGTTACGCTGATTGACTATTTACGGGAACATCATCCCAAAGCGAAGTTGTATGTGATTGGTGAGCAGCCCATCAAGGATGAGTTGACACTGGCGGGATTCCAGGAAGGAATGACACCTGCCGAGGTTGATATTGTCGTGTTGTCATGGGATAGGGATTTTCACTATGACCATTTGAATTTTGCCTACCAGTCTATCAAGCTCGGTGCGAAGATGATTGCGACTAATCCAGACAGAACCTGTCCAGTAGAGATGGGCGATGTGCCGGACTGTGCAGGGATGATCGGGGCGGTGGAAGCAGTTGTCGGAAGAAAGATTGATGTCCAAATTGGAAAGCCATCTATCCTGACCATCAAAGCAGCACTGAAGATATTACAACTGAAGCCGGAAGAATGCGTCATGATCGGTGATCGCCTGGAGACGGATATCCGGATGGGCATCGAAGCCGGGATGAGAACGGCCCTTGTGCTGAGCGGGATCACAACGGAGGAGGATTTGAGGGGGACGGTTTGGATGCCGGATTATGTGTTGGGGTCGGTTAAGGGATTGTTGTCGGAAAAGAAGTTATAA
- a CDS encoding beta-propeller fold lactonase family protein: MRMNSKKHSLRKEKLFAYVTNFGDDTISMIDTKNDKVTGTILVREQPDGITISPLVKNAYVSNTNNDSVSVIDLSSHKVVNEIPVGEGPVGIAATTDGRKVYVANFGGTTVSIIDVCKQTVKNIEVGNNPFDVAFSPNGRKAYVAVTISNFVAVIDTKKESVIDRIPITNGEFPRDLAITPNGRKLYVANRGRGAASTVSVIDLKENVVTNTINVGIRPNGVAVTPDGKKVYITNISSDNVTVVNAMDDSIIATINVGDGPTDVCITPNGKKAYITNFNEGTVSVICIRTNMVITTITTGKQTSDCAISHSCFPF, encoded by the coding sequence ATGAGAATGAATAGTAAGAAGCACTCCCTACGTAAGGAAAAGCTTTTTGCTTACGTAACTAACTTTGGGGATGATACTATTTCAATGATAGATACCAAAAATGATAAAGTTACAGGTACTATTCTAGTAAGAGAGCAACCAGATGGGATTACGATTTCCCCTTTAGTTAAAAATGCATATGTGTCCAATACGAATAATGACTCTGTTTCAGTTATAGATCTTTCTAGTCATAAGGTGGTCAATGAAATACCTGTTGGTGAGGGACCGGTTGGCATAGCTGCGACGACTGATGGTAGAAAAGTGTATGTAGCGAATTTCGGTGGTACAACAGTCTCAATCATTGATGTCTGCAAGCAAACAGTGAAGAATATTGAAGTAGGAAATAATCCATTTGATGTGGCATTTAGTCCAAATGGAAGAAAGGCGTATGTTGCTGTAACAATAAGTAACTTTGTTGCAGTAATAGATACAAAAAAAGAATCAGTGATAGACAGGATTCCTATTACCAATGGAGAATTCCCTCGAGACCTTGCAATCACTCCGAATGGAAGAAAGCTGTACGTGGCCAATCGTGGGAGAGGTGCGGCCAGTACAGTTTCTGTTATTGATCTTAAGGAAAATGTAGTAACGAATACGATCAATGTAGGTATTAGACCGAATGGTGTAGCTGTTACACCAGATGGGAAGAAGGTTTATATCACTAACATTAGTAGTGATAATGTAACGGTAGTGAATGCAATGGATGATTCAATCATTGCAACGATTAATGTTGGAGACGGTCCAACGGATGTTTGTATTACCCCCAATGGGAAAAAGGCTTATATCACTAACTTTAATGAAGGGACCGTCTCAGTTATTTGTATTAGAACGAATATGGTTATTACTACGATTACTACAGGAAAGCAAACAAGCGATTGTGCTATTTCTCATTCATGTTTTCCTTTCTAA
- a CDS encoding ABC transporter substrate-binding protein, with translation MKFKVLSFVLVLMVVLAGCSSSETGGDETTEIDFWFPVAVGGDVAKIVDGFVADFEKENPDIKVNAKYGGSYAETMTQVMASAQAGNSPELAVLFSIDLFTLLENDLIEELTPMFEKEYLNDFYDGFMANSSIGDKVYSLPFQRSTIVLYYNKDAFKEAGLDPEAPPENWDQLVEYGKKLTKNGGKDQWGLEIPSTGYQYWMFQALALQTGDNIMSEDGKEVHFNAPYSKEAMEFWLSLGKEHKIMPEGVIEWATVPSDFLSGKTAMMYHTTGNLTNVKNNADFDFGVSFLPANNEYGSPTGGGNIYLFKDLPKENKEAAIKFMKFLTEPERVAQWSIDTGYVATTESAYETDLLKKYVEEFPPALVAREQLEYAESELATYQNGEVQKIFNDHIQSILTGQSPVDEGLENAQEKAEKVLEPFQE, from the coding sequence ATGAAATTCAAGGTTTTATCATTCGTTTTAGTGTTGATGGTCGTTCTTGCCGGATGCAGCAGCAGTGAAACCGGGGGGGATGAAACGACTGAAATCGATTTCTGGTTTCCGGTTGCGGTTGGCGGGGATGTAGCGAAGATCGTTGATGGGTTTGTGGCGGATTTTGAAAAAGAGAACCCTGACATCAAGGTGAATGCGAAATATGGCGGCAGTTATGCTGAAACGATGACACAGGTCATGGCATCGGCCCAGGCAGGAAATTCTCCTGAGCTCGCTGTATTATTCTCCATCGATCTGTTCACATTGCTTGAGAACGACCTGATTGAGGAATTGACGCCAATGTTCGAGAAAGAGTACTTGAATGATTTCTATGATGGATTCATGGCGAACTCTTCCATCGGTGATAAGGTGTACAGCCTGCCATTCCAGCGGAGCACGATCGTTCTTTACTACAATAAGGACGCGTTCAAAGAAGCAGGGCTGGATCCGGAAGCACCACCCGAAAACTGGGATCAGCTGGTGGAATACGGGAAGAAGCTGACGAAAAATGGAGGCAAGGATCAGTGGGGACTTGAAATTCCGAGCACCGGTTACCAGTACTGGATGTTCCAGGCTTTAGCGCTTCAGACTGGAGACAACATCATGTCTGAAGATGGGAAGGAAGTACATTTCAACGCACCATACTCAAAAGAAGCAATGGAATTTTGGTTATCCCTTGGAAAGGAACATAAAATCATGCCGGAGGGTGTCATTGAATGGGCGACGGTTCCTTCTGACTTCCTGAGTGGAAAAACGGCGATGATGTATCATACGACAGGTAACCTGACGAATGTGAAGAACAATGCGGACTTTGATTTCGGTGTGTCCTTCCTGCCGGCGAACAATGAGTATGGTTCCCCTACTGGAGGAGGAAACATCTACTTGTTCAAAGATCTACCCAAAGAGAATAAGGAGGCAGCCATCAAGTTCATGAAGTTTCTTACAGAACCTGAGCGTGTAGCCCAGTGGTCAATCGATACAGGATATGTAGCTACGACCGAATCAGCTTATGAGACTGACCTGTTGAAGAAGTATGTAGAGGAATTCCCTCCTGCACTGGTTGCCCGCGAGCAGCTCGAGTATGCAGAAAGTGAACTCGCAACCTATCAAAACGGTGAGGTGCAGAAAATCTTCAATGATCATATTCAATCCATCTTAACGGGTCAAAGCCCAGTCGATGAAGGGTTGGAAAACGCACAAGAGAAAGCAGAAAAAGTGTTGGAGCCTTTTCAGGAATAA